GAATCTGGCATAAAGTTCAGATCACTCAGTGCctgcaaataaatgtttaaaatatatagCCAGAGAGTATGGATGCATGTCTCAGTGTTatagctttttaaaaactaaataaataaaaattttgtaTCAACACACTAGAGGGCAACAGACCACTAATGACACAAGAAAAGGCTAAATGATCTTTAAGGGTGAGATATCGTTGTAAATCACAGTCAGATTTCAGGAGTTAACATGCTGCTTCAAAAGTAGGGCAAAAGTATTTGTGTCGACAGAAGTTCACCACGCAGCGACCCGTCATGAGTCCCCTCACCTCTGAACTGGACGCCTGTCTCTGCTGCTGTCTCCTCCCCGCGCATCCAGCTCCAGCGACCCCCAACAAACCGTCTCTGGAAGCGCGCAGCCCGAACCCCGAGCCCCTGACTCCCACCATCAGCCGTGCCCACATCATGCCAGCCGGAGTCCCCGATACAGTCTCTCACACACCCGCTTGCTTCGCCCGACGGGGTTGCACTTCCGCTGTGTTTCCAAACTCTTTGGACTTAACAGTGTGGAATTCCTGTTTCCtcacaaaaacacatgaagcGCAGTGAATGAACGAAGGAAGGAGCGAAGCTTTGTGGGAAATGTAGTTCAGGATTTTCTCTGGAGGAGTTGACCCTTTTAAAATAGCTAAACTGGGCAAAGAGACGCATATGTATTGATCATCAAATGAACAGTTTATTCAACAAATAACCGTAACCATAACTTATAGAACATAAATTGTATGGTAAATGGAGCAAAGGAAAAGTTTATAGTTTTGCTACATGTCcagaaaatgaacataaaaaaacacacacacagtggatACATCTTTTATTTCTCTGCTTCAAGTGTCACTAATGACACTTTTCAAAATGCACTTGAGATGCAaagattgttgttgttttcatacCTTTAAAGCAGCTTCTCTAAAAGACAAgacacaaaaaactaaaaaatacaaaatatgcaAAATGGCCAAAAGACATGTTAGAGAagtcacaaacacaaagatatACAAATACATGTTAAAGAGATACAATGTAATGGAGCTCACAATCTATCTATGCATAGAAATGGTCTGTGAATAAAAGTGTTAAGCCAAAAGAATCCTTACACAATGAAGTTGGGGATGTTTAGTATCACACGTTTTGTACTAAAACTATCAAAGGGGTTTTTGGTCATGTAAAGTTCTCCACCTAACAGTGATATTTGTCCATGTGagtatttctgtgtttgtttatccCTGTATACCCCATCATGCCTTCCACCCGGGTCACGGAGTCATCCTTTGGCCTGAGCATCTAATAATAACCTCATGTCTCTGCTGCTATTTTGGGCCTGCGAAGCAGAGTGTGCGTATGTGCATGTTTGGTGGAGGGTAACAAGGCTGAAAAGACTTCCTCTGTCTGTCCATGTCTCTAGCTGGAGCTGGCTTAATCTGAATATCTGGACATAAACATAACTCAGATCTGGCACTGGAGTTTCTTACAGTTGTTCACTGGCAGGGTTTAAGACCCAGACGCACAAAAAAACTGTCCTTTTTCACTGGTTTAAGCAGAAAGGATTTTCCTGGAATTATACATTTGACTGTTGGGATTACGTTGGACTTCATATGTGTGACTCCTGGGGAATGTGGATTTTTGCTGCTTTTGCTGTTGCAAGACAACTATCATCATGTGAGAAGTGAATGAGAGAAGCAAGAATTAAGCAGACTTATCAAACTAACAGTTTTTGTTCACACTGACTGAAAGTAAGTGGGCTGACTGTTTATTTGATACCAGTAACTTTTCAGTAAGACACATCTGCTCAAGTCTGATCAGTGTTTTGCATTTATGTGCCATCAGGCAGGTGGTAAACTAGTAGTCAGGTAGACTGACAGAATAAATcatctattcattcattctgctGGGTAAGTTATTAGGTAGCAGTCTGTTCTGTCCTTTGTCCTTTGTTTCAAATTCCAACAGCATTGTACCTTTATGGGTTTGATAACTAGCTCTAATAATAGCGCTGGGAAATCAgttattaatgtgttttgtcATGTGAtcctctctttgtcttttttctttatacatgactaaaaatttttattttacaatagtTTATATACATTTGTTtgatttctgttcattttgctGAGACAATCCATGGAAACCTGATATCCATGCTGTTTAGTTGAAAGGTCACATTATATAAATCTTAACTTATTTTGCACAGAAACTCTTTTAGAACAGCTAAATACATCTGTACTGTAGACATTCCGGTTTTACACAGCTGATAGTCCTCATTCACTGTCAAATGATTTAACAAAGAGCTAAAGTTAAACAAATGGTTGGTGGAAATACCAGGACACTTCAATAATAATTtttggaaaaatatttatttacatttggaATCAGCCAGCCCAGCCATGATGTACATAGTTTAGCTTCCTAAACATCAGAATATGTTCCAAAGTTTTTGCAGAGCATACCTTTCATGAACTTTTGAGATTTGCATTTGTACaagaacattttacatgttATTTCTCAAATCCTGCATGACTTTTCACCTTCTGTCTACAATCCTCTGTTCtactttctgtgtttttaaggCTTACCAGCTAAAAATCCTAGTCTGCTTTAACTTGTTACACTCTGTTACCTGGACTATATAGAAAATGTAGGTGTGTAACCAACATAGTCTAGGAAGTGTTCCAaaggtgtgctggagaagggttgcatccaAAAGAAGGATGCAGGATGGCcgctcttgaggactggactttaGCACGCCTGTACTAAGTCAAAACATTTTGTCTTCATGGTGTCTTGAGCTAAATTCATTCCAGATCAGTTTGCTGGTGTTTATTTGGAAGGTAATTAACTCATTATGTAGATTATTGTTCTCATAGAGCATTTTTTGTGTCTAGTCAGGTTATCATTGACTGGACAACATAATGAAAACTGCCAAATGCTGAATTCCTGGCCTCAAAACAGCATGAAATCAAACAAGATGACAGATGCAGCAGTCATAATGTACAATATGCACAATGTTCTTATGCAAAGTTACGCCTTCCAAAATCACTTCCATTATGAAAAGTGTTGAGAATTGTTCATCAGCTctgattttgatttttataataatttcagATGACTTTTGATCCTCACATTAATCCTTAGATATCTACGTGGCTGTTTTTGATGTACAATACTAATGGATCACAACATTATACAGTGGGTGGTTCTGGAGTACACACGTCTGTTTTCTAGGACATGTCTATGGGTGTTTCCAGGAATTAATAAAAgcatcaaaactttatttttttaatacatacctgggtcttttttgttgtttctttttgttcttttttgtgatttttgaaTCCCAGTTTGCAGAACTAAAACACAGAGGGCAATGGGAAAAATACTAAATAGATTTAATCCACTAAGTCCTCAATTATTCTATTGCCAAGGAGTTCACAATTACTCTCACATAATGTAAGCAGAAGCAGCTCTGGTTAGGAAATAATAGATAACAAAGAGGTTTTTAGTTCATGTTTGagatttcatcaaacaaacaGCTATGATGTGACTACCAACAAGGCATTTCAAGCTGTTCTAGAGCAGTGTTTTCTTTGAGCTATGAGCCTATATTTAAACCCCTTTGTTGCTCAAAAAAGTACATCAGTCAGTAACCATCTCTTCATCCTTATAGTTCccttaaaacaggaaaagatgTCGAGGCCACCTTCCTCCCAGACCACTCCTCAGTTCTACCGGGTCAGCGAAAGAGATCTCACCGAGATTGAGCTTCATTCTGTGGACTCCATCAATGACCTCCACCGAACACACCCTGAACACAGCCACAAAGGTACACATACAATCCCAACACAGATGCAAACAATCCACAAACACTAACTGACTGGCCCCACTGTGTCTGATTTCAGGGATGAGGCCTCCTCGCCCTGCGTACATACCCTCTCCGAACGGGAACCTGTATACACATGACACAACATCTGTCAATCATATAAGCCACCCACCCAGCAGCAAATGGCAGAGTCGTCTGCAGGATATGTTGACACCAAGTTCATCGCGTGCCTACACCATGGGCTGTGCTATTATCACACTACTTCTGTTGACAGTGTTGCTCATCTTCTACTTCTTAGGTAGATAAGACTTTTGCTCTCCTAATAATATTTTTAGCACAcaaataaaaggttttaaatacatttctttacatttaagCCTGAAATCATGAGGCCAAGATGCTGCTTCCAagcaaatctttatttaacaattTGCAGTTCATATTTGTGGACAAGTATTTTAATTAGAAGATAAACTTGTTATCTGTTGCTGTTTCTCTTCCAGTCCAGCAGGGCGGCGCCATCCGGATGCTGACAGAGGCAGTGAGGGAGAAGGAAGCTGCAGCCACAGAGTTATCGCTGCTGATCCAAGAACTTCAGGCTCTGAGACTAAACCTGACAGCCATGAGAGGAGGAAAATGAGGATGTGCACAGAAAACCAACACTgtgcacctgcacacacacacacacacacagctcaaaAAGGGAATGACATTATTATAAGATTATGTAAAAggtgttttgccttttttttttttgtttgtttgtttttttttttaacttttgtccAAATCTTCTCTGAACATTATTTGTGTACACTTTGTCCTCCACCAGTGATTGTGTGAAAAGGActgaatataaataattttgttttggtcAGATTAAATGATGTGATTTGGTTTATAACATCATATTGTCTTACCACTGtctaatttaaaacatatttatggGACAATGTTTTTAGATGTACCATCTGAATTATAtgacataaagttgtgtaaaCCATGAATGTGTTAAAAAGAGTAAAATTCAGAACTAAAGCCTGTTCCAGCAATTCTCTGTGGCAAAAACACCCTAATCGATAAAGCCATACATCCCTAAACACAAGTCTGAAAACTAGTACTATAACAATGTGATCTTAAGGTTGTAAATCAGCATTGTATAAAACAGGTTTAATTCTGTTTtgtaaatcactgcatgggctcaggaatgCTTCTAAAAACCATTAGTGTTACAGTTACATGTTACATTTTATTACTGTGTCCACAAATATAAGATATATAAAACTCTAAAACTAAGACTGACTAAAGCAAACTCTCCCAGTAGTGTGATGAATTAAAGGGGTGCATTAGCACATATGGCTAAGgtcacatttttaaagacatCATCAACACTGACCATCATGTACAGGCTTTTTATGAAAGATCTTGTTTCAGCAAGATAATAGCTAATAACATTTTGCATGTATAACAAGACTATGTTCAATGACCTGATCTGCAAACATGTTAccattaaatgacaaaaagtagaaaaattaaattaaatgatatatatattaaataaataaaatattatatatatcaCATCTCTGGAACAAAGCActatcttcttcatcttctaataaaatttatctttgttttttcattcattcatttaattgcaTTCATATAAACAAGCTTCTGTTccaaagcttttatttattgatcattGGCATCATGTTCAAATGagcacataaaaatataatttctcaGTTAATAATATATCAAATGTTTAAActatttccaattaaatgcagGCATTAAACTATAGAGTCACACAGCATTTCACCCAGCATCCCTGGATGCTGACTGACAGCACCTGAACAGAAAGGTCAGGGTTAGTCATCCGTCTGTCTGCTCTCATCCTTCCTCTCATGACACTTCTGCCCAGTCCAGCCTGCGTAGCACAGACACATGAATTGTTTTTGGAAATATTTGCTGTTGGTGGAGTCATTCATTTCAGAAGGGTCAGAGATGTGAGCAGAAGCTGAGGACAGCCTCCAACCAGAGCCAGGGTGTCGCCTGGTGCAGcgcccgttgccatggcaaagCTGGAGGCTGCAGCTCTGCGTGCCAGACCTCAGAGACTGAACGAAGGGACCCAAAACATTGTGGATGTAATCTTTGAGGAGGATGCACTGTTGCTGGGAGGTGGGAAAACAAGAGGGgttacacacagacacacaaacacacagacaatgATAACTTTTCTCACTTACCTTGGATTTGCTAAATTTAGTTTCTCCCCACAGCACAACTCCAGCTGCACCAAGTGATGCACTCTCCCCAAGAGTGTGCTCCAGGtctgtctgcacacacacacacacacacacacacacacacacacacacacacacacacacacacacacacacacacacacacactttaggTCATGCAACATGCACATTTAGAGTTAATTTGAATGTGTTGATGAGCTGCTACC
This region of Melanotaenia boesemani isolate fMelBoe1 chromosome 13, fMelBoe1.pri, whole genome shotgun sequence genomic DNA includes:
- the si:dkey-20d21.12 gene encoding uncharacterized protein si:dkey-20d21.12 isoform X1; translated protein: MSLYLNPFVAQKSTSVSNHLFILIVPLKQEKMSRPPSSQTTPQFYRVSERDLTEIELHSVDSINDLHRTHPEHSHKGMRPPRPAYIPSPNGNLYTHDTTSVNHISHPPSSKWQSRLQDMLTPSSSRAYTMGCAIITLLLLTVLLIFYFLVQQGGAIRMLTEAVREKEAAATELSLLIQELQALRLNLTAMRGGK
- the si:dkey-20d21.12 gene encoding uncharacterized protein si:dkey-20d21.12 isoform X2 — encoded protein: MSRPPSSQTTPQFYRVSERDLTEIELHSVDSINDLHRTHPEHSHKGMRPPRPAYIPSPNGNLYTHDTTSVNHISHPPSSKWQSRLQDMLTPSSSRAYTMGCAIITLLLLTVLLIFYFLVQQGGAIRMLTEAVREKEAAATELSLLIQELQALRLNLTAMRGGK